DNA from Corynebacterium aurimucosum ATCC 700975:
TATGGCGACGGCGATTTCGACATCTTCGCTGACCTCGGCCTCGATGAGAACCAGGTGGGCTACATCATCGACAACGATGAGGACTGGCCTTCCGATATGCTCCTGCGCATTGCCGGCGAGCTGGGTTTTGGCGATGAGCTGGAGGATTTCATCGACGGCCTCGACTCGGATGACTCTTAAACCAGCGGCGGGGCTGGTCCGCGCGGAGTCTCGCATGCGTCGCGCCCTGGAGGTCGCACGCACCACGCCGGTGGGGGATATCCCGGTAGGAGCCGTGCTGTACGACGCCTCCGGTAACGAACTCGCCACCGGCGTTAACCGCCGCGAGCAGCTGAATGACCCCACCGCGCACGCAGAGGTGGAAGCCATCCGTCAGGCGGTGCGCGTGCATGGCGATGGCTGGCGTCTGGAAGGCTGCGAGCTGGTCGTCACCCTGGAACCCTGCGCGATGTGCGCTGGTGCGATTCAGGCTTCCCGGGTGTCCTCGGTGGTCTTTGGTGCCTTTGAGCCGAAGACGGGGGCGTGTGGTTCGCTGGTGGAGGTATTGCGCGCCCCTGGCGCCCTGCACGTACCGGAGGTACGCAGCGGTGTGCTGGAGGAAGAGTGCGCGGAGCTGCTCACAGGCTTCTTCGGGGGTCTGCGCGGAAGCAGCGAGTAGCCCTGAGTTGGGACGTGGTCTCGGATCCACCTTCCGATTCGCGTGTAGGCTGGGTGTCCCACGTGAGAGACGTAGAGAGTAAGGAGAAAACCATGGGTGATTTCGAGAACAAGAAGGACGAGTTTGTTGGCAAGGCTAAGGAAGCCGCTGGCAACGTAAGCGACAACGAGAAGCTGGAGAACGAGGGCAAGGCCGACCAGGTCACCTCCGAGGCCAAGCAGAAGGCTTCCGACGCCGTTGAGGGCGTCAAGGACAAGGCCAACGAGGTCATCGGAAACCTCAAGGACTAATTCCTAGCCTTAAGTAGCTGAATCGCTGTCCCCGCCGCCTGGCGTGGGCAGCGATTTTGTCGCTCGGGGTTACTCGACGTAATCTGGAACGCGGTGGCGTGTCCGAGCGGCCGAAGGTGATCGCCTCGAAAGCGATTGTTGGGTAACCCCCAACCGCGGGTTCAAATCCCGCCGCCACCGCCACATCCGGCACCCCAGTTCTTAGCTCTGGGGTGCCGGTCTTTTGTGTTTTAAAAGCCAGCCCGCCCTCTATCAACATCTCTTTGGAAATCCAGCGCGGCTTGGCGTGCCTCGGGGTCGTGGTCTTCAGTGCGCTTGTGAATCCGCCGGCTCATCATGCCTGCTGGGATGGCAATGAGGAGGATGGCCGCGACGGCGACAATGACGAAAGTAGACATGGTGGTGCTCCTAGAGTATTTCAGTAATTCCGCATTGTAGCGCTGGCCACGCTCTGGAGGGGTCGTTGAACTCTTACGAGACCGTTAGGGCTTCACAGCCCAACTGGTTAAACTGGTGCACATTCGTGTCCACCACCAAAGCTTCCGCGAGCAATAATCGCGCATGTGAAGGGGAATTTCCGTGGCAAAGCTGCTCTACCACCTAGGCCGCTGGTCTTACATCAATCGATGGAAGGTCATCATCGCCTGGATCTTCATCGTAGCGGCCGCGGGCGGAGCGACCTTGAGCTTGATGAAGCCGATGACCACGGAGTACTCCATCAGCGGCACGCCCGCTATTGATGCCACCCGCCGCGCGGTGGAGCTCTTCCCGGAGAACGGTAACCCGGCCAATGCGCCGTCGGTCAACCTCGTCTTCAAGGCCCCGGAAGGGCAGAAGCTCAGTGACCCGCAGAATAAGGAAGCGGTCGAGGACGTGGTGCACCACATCGCAGAGGGCCTAGACATACCGGAGGGTAGCCAACAGCGTTGGGGCAATCCGCTTGAGGTATCGCCAGCACTGCAGCAGCAGGTCATCGAGCAGTTCACCTCCATGGGCTTGCCGGAGGAGACCGCACGGGCGGATGCCGACAACCTGGCCATGGTCAATGCCGATGAGACCATTGCTTATACCACCTTCGATTTTGACGCGGAGAGCCCCTATTCGGTGGACCCCGCGGATAAAGACGTGGTCCATGAGGCCATGGATATCGGCCGTGCGGCGGGCTTGGAGGTAGAGGCCGGCGGCGCAGGCTTCGGTGATGAAATCCAGGTCAACTCGATTTCTGAGGTCATCGGCCTGGCCGTGGCATTTATCGTCCTCATTATTACCTTCGGCTCTTTGGCCTCCGCGGGTATGCCGCTTATCTCCGCGGTTGTGGGGGTGGGGCTCGGTGCGATGGGCGTCATGATCGCGACCCACTGGATGGAGCTCAACAACCTCACCCCGGTGCTGGCCGTCATGATTGGCCTGGCCGTGGGCATCGATTATGCGCTGTTCATCATGTCGCGTTACCGGCAGGAGCGCTCCCGCATGGACGGGCCGGATGCCGCCGGCATGGCCGTTGGTACGGCGGGTTCCTCGGTGGTCTTTGCCGGTGCGACGGTCTTCATCGCGCTCTTCGCCCTACTGGTGGCACGCATTAGTTTCTTGACGGCGATGGGCCTGGCGGCTGCGGGCACGGTCTTCATGGCCGTGCTTGTGGCGCTGACTTTGGTGCCCGCGATGCTGGGGCTGCTCGGTGATAAAGCCTTCGCTGGGCGCATCCCCGGCGTGGCCGGAAATCCGACGAAGCGCCGACCGCGCCGCACGAAGCCAACGATGGGTAACCGTTGGGTGCGCACGGTGCAGCGTGTCCCCGGTGTCGTCATGGCCTTGGTGGTGCTCGGCCTCGGTGCTTTGACCGCTCCGGTTCTGCACATGGAGCTGGCGCTTCCGGCGGATACCACGTCTAATCCGGATACCACCCAGCGCAAGGCGGCGGACCTGCTGTCCGAGGGCTTTGGCCCCGGCATTAACGGCCCCTTCCTGGTGATCGTGGATGGCGCTAACGCCAACCCGGATTCCGCGGCGCTGCAGCCCTATATCCAGGGCCAGGAGGGCGAAGAGGACGAGCAGAAGAAGGCCGCGCTGTCCTCCTTTATGTATTCCGTGCAGCGCCTGAACCAGGTCGGCGGGGTCAAGCACGCCCAGCTGGTGGGTGTGAGCCAGGATATGAAGGCAGCACAGATCATGGTCAGCCCCACCACAGCGCCGACGGATGAGGCCACGGTTGGCACCGCCTCCGCCTTGCGCACCGCTAGTGCGGAGCTGGAGGATGCCACCGGTGCCGAGATCGGAATGACTGGTCTGACCGCGGTGCAGCTCGATATCACCGAGCGCCTTGAGGGTGCCATGGGGCCATACCTTGCCATCGTGGTAGGCCTGGCCATCTTCCTGCTGTTGGCGGTGTTCCGTTCCATCTTGGTCCCATTGGTGGCGGGCTTAGGCTTCCTGCTTTCCGTCGGCGGTGCCTTCGGCCTGACCGTGCTGGTGTGGCAGGACGGTCTCACCGGCCTGGTGCCCGCGCCGGGCCCGCTGATTTCCTTCATGCCCATCTTCCTCATCGGCGTGACCTTCGGCCTAGCCATGGACTATCAGGTCTTCCTGGTCACCCGCATGCGTGAGCACTTCTCCCGCTACCCGCAGGGCAGCGGTGGCAAGTACAGCAAGTACAACGCCAATGATGAGGCCACCATCGCCGGCTTTACCGCCGGTGCCCGCGTGGTCACCGCCGCGGCCATCATCATGATTTCCGTCTTCGTGGCCTTTATCAGCCAGCCGCTGCCCTTCATCCAGATCTTCGGCTTCGCGCTGGCGGCGGGCGTGCTTTTCGACGCCTTCCTAGTCCGCATGTCGCTTGTCCCCGCCACCATGTTCCTCATGGGGCACACCACCTGGTGGATGCCGAAGTGGCTGGACAAGCTGATCCCACAGCTCGACATCGAGGGCACGGCGTTGGAAGAAGAATGGGAGCGCAAACACGCGGCAGCATCCCGTGAAGCAGAGGATAAGGCAGCGCAGCCCGTAGAATAGTTCCCTATGACTCACCCTAAGCCGCAGCTTGAGACCGACCTTTCCTTCGACGTGAAGAAGGAGCTAGATTTAAGCGGTCCAGCACAACCGGGAAAGCACGGCCGCACCGGTGTTATCCATACCCCGCACGGTGATATCCAGACCCCGGCCTTCATCCCGGTGGCCACCAAGGCCACGGTGAAGACGCTGACCCCGGAGCAGATTCGCCTCACCGGAGCCCAGGCTATCTTGTCCAATGCCTATCACCTCTACCTGCAGCCGGGCCACGACATCGTGGA
Protein-coding regions in this window:
- a CDS encoding CsbD family protein; this translates as MGDFENKKDEFVGKAKEAAGNVSDNEKLENEGKADQVTSEAKQKASDAVEGVKDKANEVIGNLKD
- a CDS encoding nucleoside deaminase, whose product is MRRALEVARTTPVGDIPVGAVLYDASGNELATGVNRREQLNDPTAHAEVEAIRQAVRVHGDGWRLEGCELVVTLEPCAMCAGAIQASRVSSVVFGAFEPKTGACGSLVEVLRAPGALHVPEVRSGVLEEECAELLTGFFGGLRGSSE
- a CDS encoding MMPL family transporter: MAKLLYHLGRWSYINRWKVIIAWIFIVAAAGGATLSLMKPMTTEYSISGTPAIDATRRAVELFPENGNPANAPSVNLVFKAPEGQKLSDPQNKEAVEDVVHHIAEGLDIPEGSQQRWGNPLEVSPALQQQVIEQFTSMGLPEETARADADNLAMVNADETIAYTTFDFDAESPYSVDPADKDVVHEAMDIGRAAGLEVEAGGAGFGDEIQVNSISEVIGLAVAFIVLIITFGSLASAGMPLISAVVGVGLGAMGVMIATHWMELNNLTPVLAVMIGLAVGIDYALFIMSRYRQERSRMDGPDAAGMAVGTAGSSVVFAGATVFIALFALLVARISFLTAMGLAAAGTVFMAVLVALTLVPAMLGLLGDKAFAGRIPGVAGNPTKRRPRRTKPTMGNRWVRTVQRVPGVVMALVVLGLGALTAPVLHMELALPADTTSNPDTTQRKAADLLSEGFGPGINGPFLVIVDGANANPDSAALQPYIQGQEGEEDEQKKAALSSFMYSVQRLNQVGGVKHAQLVGVSQDMKAAQIMVSPTTAPTDEATVGTASALRTASAELEDATGAEIGMTGLTAVQLDITERLEGAMGPYLAIVVGLAIFLLLAVFRSILVPLVAGLGFLLSVGGAFGLTVLVWQDGLTGLVPAPGPLISFMPIFLIGVTFGLAMDYQVFLVTRMREHFSRYPQGSGGKYSKYNANDEATIAGFTAGARVVTAAAIIMISVFVAFISQPLPFIQIFGFALAAGVLFDAFLVRMSLVPATMFLMGHTTWWMPKWLDKLIPQLDIEGTALEEEWERKHAAASREAEDKAAQPVE